A region of the uncultured Bacteroides sp. genome:
TATTTGCCACAATTACAGCATCTAACTCAGGTCTTTTTACTTCAAAGATATTAATTTGAATATCTTTATCCGTAATTTTCTTCAACTCTTCTTTCAACTTATCAACTTCCTGACCACCTTTACCGATGATGATACCTGGACGGGCTGTACAAACGGTTATTGTCACAAGTTTCAGTGTACGTTCGATAACGATTCTAGATACACTTGCTTTAGCTAGTCTAGCATTAAGATATTTACGAATCTTGCTATCTTCTAGCAAAGAATCACCATAATTATTGCCACCATACCAATTGGAATCCCATCCTCTGATAATTCCTAAACGGTTACTTATTGGATTAACTTTTTGTCCCATCTAGCTTAATTTTGATCATCATTAGTACTCTTCGAATCAACGAACAAAGTCACGTGATTTGAGCGTTTGCGAATTCTGTAACCTCTCCCCTGTGGTGCTGGTCTCATTCTTTTCAATGTAGCTCCACAATCAACAAAAATTTTTGTTACAAACAATTCACCGCTTTCTGCCTTACGTTCGTTTTTCTGTTCCCAGTTAGCTATTGCAGAGCGCAACAATTTCTCCACTCTGGCAGAAGCTTCCTTAGAAGAAAACTTCAAAACACCAAGAGCTCTGTTCACTTCCATACCGCGGACCATATCTGCCACAAGACGCATCTTACGCGGTGAAGTAGGAACATCTTGCAATTTAGCAAAATACATGGTTTTAAGGGCTTCTTTTCTTTTATCAGCCGATATTTTTTTTCTTGCTCCCATTATTTATTATTACTTTATTATTTCAGATTTAATATCCTGTTAACGTTTCTTGTTACCGGAATGACCTCTGAAAGTACGAGTTGGAGAAAATTCGCCCAACTTATGTCCAACCATGTTTTCGGTAACGTAAACAGGAATAAATTTATTTCCGTTATGAACTGCAACAGTATGCCCAACAAAATCAGGCGAAATCATTGAAGCTCTAGCCCAAGTCTTAACAACAGCTTTCTTGCCTGATTCATTCATAGCAAGCACTTTTGATTCAAGCTTAATATTAATATAAGGACCTTTTTTTAATGAACGACTCATAGTTTACTCAATTAATCAGATTACTTTTTTCTTCTCTCAATAATATACTTAGAAGATTGCTTCTTAGGAGCTCTAGTCTTCAAGCCCTTTGCATACAATCCCTTACGAGATCTTGGATGACCTCCAGATGCGCGGCCTTCACCACCACCCATTGGGTGATCGACTGGGTTCATTACAACACCACGGTTGCGAGGACGACGTCCTAACCATCTTGAACGGCCAGCTTTACCAGAACGTTCCAATCCATGATCAGAGTTACCAACACTACCAATAGTAGCTTTACATGTACTAAGTATCTGTCTTACTTCACCAGAAGGCAATTTAATAACACAATATTTGCCTTCTCTTGAAGTCAACTGAGCAAAATTACCTGCCGATCTAACCAAAGCAGCACCTTGGCCTGGACGTAACTCAATATTATGAATTACAGTACCCACAGGGATATTTTGTAGAGGAAGTGCATTACCAATTTCTGGCGCAGCTGTCTCACCTGACATAAGAGTATTACCTACTTGTAATCCATTGGGAGCAATAATATATCTTTTTTCACCGTCGGCATAAAAAAGCAAAGCGATACGAGCCGAACGATTCGGATCGTATTCAATTGTTTTTACTACTGCCGGAACACCATCTTTATTTCTCTTGAAATCAACAATTCTGATTTTCTTCTTGTGACCACCGCCAAGATAGCGCATAGTCATCTTTCCTTCACTGTTGCGACCACCAGAAGAAAGCTTACCAAACACAAGAGATTTTTCTGGTACTGATGCAGTTATCTCCTCATAAGTACCAATAATTTTATGTCTTTGCCCCGGTGTTGTGGGCTTAAATTTACGTACTGCCATTTTTATTAAATATTGCTATAAAAATCAATAGTATCTCCTTCTTTCAATGTTACAACTGCTTTTTTATAAGCATTTGTTCTACCATTGATCATCCCAGCTTTTGTATAACGACTTTTATTCTTACCGGAATAACGAATTGTATTTACGTCAATAACTGTAACATTATACAAAGCCTCGACTGCGCTCTTAATTTCCAATTTGTTAGCCTCAGGACGCACGATAAATCCGAAACGATTTAACTTTTCAGATGCAGCAGTCATTTTCTCTGTAACTAACGGTTTAATAATAATTCCCATTATTTAAGCCTCCTTTTTCATTAAGACATTGTCGATAGCTGAAAGAGAACTTTCAGTAAGAACTAATGTGCCAGCATTCAATACATTGTAAGTATTTAATCCAGACACAGTTAATACATTAGCTTTCCCAACGTTACGAGCCGACAAATATACGTTTTTATTTGATTCTGATAAAATCATAAGCAGGTTTTTATCAGAAACTTTAAGATTTTTTATCAGTGCAATAAATTCCTTAGTTTTTGGAGTCTCAAAAGAGAAATCTTCAACAACTACAATAGCATTGTTTTGAGCCTTGTATGCCAAAGCAGATTTTCTTGCTAAAGACTTAACTTTTTTATTTAACTTAAAGAAA
Encoded here:
- the rplV gene encoding 50S ribosomal protein L22 is translated as MGARKKISADKRKEALKTMYFAKLQDVPTSPRKMRLVADMVRGMEVNRALGVLKFSSKEASARVEKLLRSAIANWEQKNERKAESGELFVTKIFVDCGATLKRMRPAPQGRGYRIRKRSNHVTLFVDSKSTNDDQN
- the rpsS gene encoding 30S ribosomal protein S19 codes for the protein MSRSLKKGPYINIKLESKVLAMNESGKKAVVKTWARASMISPDFVGHTVAVHNGNKFIPVYVTENMVGHKLGEFSPTRTFRGHSGNKKR
- the rplB gene encoding 50S ribosomal protein L2; the encoded protein is MAVRKFKPTTPGQRHKIIGTYEEITASVPEKSLVFGKLSSGGRNSEGKMTMRYLGGGHKKKIRIVDFKRNKDGVPAVVKTIEYDPNRSARIALLFYADGEKRYIIAPNGLQVGNTLMSGETAAPEIGNALPLQNIPVGTVIHNIELRPGQGAALVRSAGNFAQLTSREGKYCVIKLPSGEVRQILSTCKATIGSVGNSDHGLERSGKAGRSRWLGRRPRNRGVVMNPVDHPMGGGEGRASGGHPRSRKGLYAKGLKTRAPKKQSSKYIIERRKK
- the rplW gene encoding 50S ribosomal protein L23, encoding MGIIIKPLVTEKMTAASEKLNRFGFIVRPEANKLEIKSAVEALYNVTVIDVNTIRYSGKNKSRYTKAGMINGRTNAYKKAVVTLKEGDTIDFYSNI
- the rplD gene encoding 50S ribosomal protein L4, which translates into the protein MEINVYNIKGEDTGRKITLNESIFGIEPNDHAIYLDVKQFMANKRQGTHKSKERSELSGSTRKLKKQKGTGGARSGDIKSPVFVGGARVFGPKPRDYFFKLNKKVKSLARKSALAYKAQNNAIVVVEDFSFETPKTKEFIALIKNLKVSDKNLLMILSESNKNVYLSARNVGKANVLTVSGLNTYNVLNAGTLVLTESSLSAIDNVLMKKEA